From Nicotiana tabacum cultivar K326 chromosome 22, ASM71507v2, whole genome shotgun sequence, one genomic window encodes:
- the LOC107821527 gene encoding alanine aminotransferase 2 encodes MRRFVTHRARNLITSTVTRTRTTTSICSSSPPLTSPLPAAFRFLSTLQPSSPSPDSMASDYSSTPVTLDTLNPKVLNCEYAVRGEIVTLAQKLQQEIKENPGSHPFDEILYCNIGNPQSLAQQPITFFREVLALCDHPAILDKSETQGLFSADAIERAFQILDQIPGRATGAYSHSQGIKGLRDTIASGIEARDGFPADPNDLFLTDGASPAVHMMMQLLIRSENDGILCPIPQYPLYSASIALHGGTLVPYYLDEQTGWGLEISELEQQLKTAKSKGIDVRALVVINPGNPTGQVLGEANQREIVEFCKREGLVLLADEVYQENVYVPDKKFHSFKKISRSMGYGEKDISLVSFQSVSKGFYGECGKRGGYMEVTGFSPEVREQIYKLSSVNLCSNISGQILASLVMSPPKVGDESYESFSAEKEGILSSLARRAKTLEDALNSLEGVTCNRAEGAMYLFPRINLPDKAIKAAEAAKTAPDAFYARRLLNATGIVVVPGSGFRQVPGTWHFRCTILPQEEKIPAIVSRLTEFHEKFMNEFRG; translated from the exons ATGCGGAGATTCGTAACCCACAGAGCTAGAAATCTCATCACCAGTACTGTAACCAGAACTAGAACTACTACTTCtatttgttcttcttctcctcctcttaCTTCCCCATTACCTGCTGCGTTTCGTTTCTTGTCCACTCTTCagccttcttctccttctcctgaTTCAATGGCTTCCGATTATTCATCCACACCTGTCACTCTAGACACCCTTAACCCCAAG GTTTTGAACTGTGAGTATGCTGTCCGTGGAGAGATTGTCACACTTGCTCAG AAATTGCAGCAAGAAATCAAGGAGAATCCAGGTTCTCATCCCTTTGATGAG ATCTTATACTGCAATATTGGAAATCCTCAATCACTGGCTCAGCAGCCTATCACTTTCTTTAGAGAG GTCCTTGCATTGTGCGACCATCCAGCCATTTTAGACAAAAGTGAAACACAAGGTCTGTTCAG tgcGGATGCCATAGAACGAGCTTTCCAGATCCTTGACCAAATTCCTGGGAGAGCAACTGGTGCATACAGCCACAGTCAG GGTATCAAAGGATTACGCGATACAATCGCTTCTGGTATTGAAGCTCGTGATGGCTTCCCTGCGGATCCAAATGATCTTTTCTTGACTGATGGTGCAAGCCCAGCG GTTCACATGATGATGCAGCTGCTCATCAGGTCAGAGAATGATGGAATTCTCTGTCCCATTCCCCAGTATCCTCTTTACTCTGCTTCAATTGCCCTCCATGGTGGAACTCTT GTTCCTTATTATCTTGATGAACAAACAGGATGGGGGCTTGAGATCTCAGAACTTGAGCAACAGCTGAAAACTGCAAAATCCAAGGGTATTGATGTTAGGGCTTTGGTTGTGATCAATCCAGGCAACCCTACTGGGCAG GTTCTTGGTGAGGCCAATCAACGGGAAATTGTAGAGTTCTGCAAGAGGGAAGGCCTTGTCCTTCTGGCTGATGAA GTCTATCAAGAAAATGTTTACGTGCCTGACAAGAAATTCCACTCATTTAAAAAAATTTCCCGCTCTATGGGATATGGTGAAAAGGATATATCTTTAGTGTCTTTCCAGTCCGTGTCAAAAG GATTCTATGGAGAGTGTGGAAAGCGAGGAGGTTACATGGAGGTCACTGGTTTTAGCCCTGAAGTGAGGGAACAGATATACAAACTGTCGTCTGTCAATCTGTGTTCCAATATCTCTGGTCAGATACTTGCAAGCCTCGTCATGAGTCCCCCAAAG GTGGGAGATGAATCATATGAGTCTTTTTCTGCTGAGAAAGAAGGAATACTCTCTTCCTTGGCAAGACGTGCAAAG ACACTAGAAGATGCATTAAATAGTTTGGAAGGAGTGACATGCAATAGAGCAGAAGGGGCTATGTATCTCTTTCCACGTATTAACTTGCCCGATAAAGCAATAAAAGCAGCAGAAGCAGCTAAAACTGCACCAGATGCCTTTTATGCTCGACGCCTCCTTAATGCCACTGGAATCGTTGTTGTTCCAGGCTCTGGATTTCGTCAG GTTCCTGGAACCTGGCATTTTAGGTGCACAATATTACCACAAGAAGAGAAGATACCAGCTATTGTATCCCGTCTTACCGAATTCCATGAGAAGTTCATGAATGAATTTCGCGGCTAA